One genomic segment of Vicia villosa cultivar HV-30 ecotype Madison, WI unplaced genomic scaffold, Vvil1.0 ctg.000148F_1_1, whole genome shotgun sequence includes these proteins:
- the LOC131624677 gene encoding mitogen-activated protein kinase kinase kinase 20-like: MDWVRGESVGRGSFATVNLVLPKGSSNSTLFPSPTAVKTSEVSTSYSLKNERHVLDRLGSCQQIIRCFGDDYTFENGKKYYNLFLEYASAGTLADQVKFHGGRIPEQNIRGYTRSIVEGLHHIHSNGFVHCDIKLQNILVFHDGEIKIADFGLAKKSGEEQSRFECRGTPLFMSPESVNHGEHESPADVWALGCAVVEMVTGKPVWNLEKDSSMWSLMLQIGAGEESPMIPEDLSKEGKDFVEKCLVKDPRKRWTAEMLLNHPFIEEVKNVNEASPRNHFDFNDWVSSVSDSTPSSPESEESCQWNYDSCSFSGGDRLRQLVTVEVPVSWSETDSWINVR; the protein is encoded by the coding sequence ATGGATTGGGTACGAGGAGAATCAGTTGGTAGAGGAAGCTTTGCGACTGTTAATCTAGTCTTACCCAAAGGAAGTTCAAATTCCACTCTATTTCCTTCTCCGACAGCAGTTAAAACCTCCGAGGTTTCAACCTCGTATTCTCTCAAAAACGAGAGACATGTTCTCGATCGTTTAGGTTCTTGTCAACAAATCATTCGTTGTTTCGGAGATGATTACACCTTCGAGAATGGCAAAAAGTATTACAACTTATTTCTCGAGTATGCTTCCGCCGGTACTCTCGCCGATCAAGTTAAATTCCACGGTGGCCGGATTCCGGAACAGAATATTCGCGGTTACACCAGGTCAATTGTTGAAGGTCTTCACCATATTCATAGCAATGGATTCGTTCACTGTGACATAAAGCTTCAAAACATTCTTGTATTCCATGATGGTGAAATCAAAATCGCTGATTTTGGTCTTGCGAAAAAATCAGGGGAGGAACAGAGTAGGTTCGAATGCAGGGGAACTCCACTTTTTATGTCGCCGGAATCAGTTAACCACGGGGAGCATGAGTCGCCGGCGGATGTTTGGGCACTTGGATGTGCGGTGGTGGAGATGGTGACAGGAAAACCAGTTTGGAATTTGGAGAAAGATTCATCTATGTGGTCGTTGATGCTTCAAATTGGTGCAGGAGAAGAATCACCGATGATACCAGAAGATTTATCAAAGGAAGGAAAAGATTTTGTAGAGAAATGTTTAGTTAAGGATCCAAGAAAGAGATGGACGGCTGAGATGCTTTTGAATCATCCTTTCATTGAAGAAGTGAAGAATGTTAATGAAGCATCACCAAGAAATCACTTTGATTTCAATGATTGGGTTTCTAGTGTTAGTGATTCGACTCCAAGTTCGCCGGAATCTGAAGAGTCGTGTCAATGGAATTATGATTCTTGTTCTTTTTCCGGCGGGGATCGGCTCCGACAGCTTGTGACGGTTGAAGTCCCGGTGAGTTGGTCGGAAACAGATAGTTGGATTAATGTTAGGTGA